One Saccharomyces kudriavzevii IFO 1802 strain IFO1802 genome assembly, chromosome: 4 genomic region harbors:
- the RPL35B gene encoding 60S ribosomal protein uL29 (similar to Saccharomyces cerevisiae RPL35A (YDL191W) and RPL35B (YDL136W); ancestral locus Anc_7.306) — MAGVKAYELRTKSKEQLASQLVDLKKELADLKVQKLSKPSLPKIKTVRKSIACVLTIINQQQREAVRQLYKGKKYQPKDLRAKKTRALRRALTKFEASQVTEKQKKKQIAFPQRKYAIKA; from the coding sequence GCCGGCGTTAAAGCTTACGAACTAAGAACCAAATCCAAGGAACAATTGGCTTCCCAATTGGTTGACTTGAAGAAGGAATTGGCTGACTTGAAGGTCCAAAAGTTGTCCAAACCATCCTTGCCAAAGATCAAGACTGTCAGAAAGAGCATTGCTTGTGTCTTGACCATCATCAACCAACAACAAAGAGAAGCTGTCAGACAATTATACAAGGGTAAGAAGTACCAACCAAAGGACTTGAGAGCCAAGAAGACCAGAGCTTTGAGAAGAGCTTTGACCAAATTCGAAGCTTCCCAAGTCActgaaaagcaaaaaaagaaacaaatcgCTTTCCCACAAAGAAAGTACGCTATCAAGGcttag
- the RDI1 gene encoding Rdi1p (similar to Saccharomyces cerevisiae RDI1 (YDL135C); ancestral locus Anc_7.303), with the protein MAEETTDFSQFEEDRNNDQYKVSAKKTVDEYKNLDAEDESLAKWKESLGLSSDVLPLEFPGDKRKVVVQRIQLLVNTEPNPITFDLTNEKTIKELASKRYKIKENSIYKLRIVFKVQHEIITGLRYVQYIKKAGIAVDKIDDHLGSYAPNTKTKPFYEVELPESEAPSGFLARGNYSAVSRFIDDDKTNHLTLNWGVEIVKK; encoded by the coding sequence ATGGCCGAAGAAACTACTGATTTTAGTCAATTCGAAGAAGATAGAAACAATGATCAATACAAAGTTTCAGCCAAAAAAACTGTTGATGAATATAAAAACTTGGATGCCGAAGACGAATCTTTAGCTAAGTGGAAAGAATCCCTTGGATTAAGTTCAGACGTATTACCTTTGGAATTTCCAGGTGACAAAAGGAAAGTGGTTGTTCAGAGAATTCAACTTTTAGTCAATACGGAGCCGAATCCCATTACATTTGATCTTACCAACGAAAAGACTATCAAAGAATTGGCATCCAAAAGATAcaaaatcaaagagaaCTCAATTTATAAGCTTAGAATTGTTTTCAAAGTTCAACATGAAATCATCACGGGGTTACGATATGTGCAATATATTAAGAAAGCGGGCATTGCTGTCGACAAGATAGATGACCATTTGGGATCGTATGCACCTAATACTAAGACGAAACCGTTCTATGAGGTAGAGCTACCGGAAAGTGAAGCTCCTAGTGGGTTCTTGGCTAGAGGTAACTACAGCGCCGTATCAAGATTCATTGATGACGATAAAACTAATCATTTGACTTTGAATTGGGGAGTCGAAATTGTCAAGAAATAG
- the PPH21 gene encoding phosphoprotein phosphatase 2A catalytic subunit PPH21 (similar to Saccharomyces cerevisiae PPH22 (YDL188C) and PPH21 (YDL134C); ancestral locus Anc_7.302), whose translation MDTDLDVPMQDAVTEQLTPTISEDMDLNNNSINDNEEEFSIEDLKPGSSGIADHKSSKPLELTNTNINQLDQWIEHLSKCEPLSEDDVARLCKMAVDVLQFEENVKPINVPVTICGDVHGQFHDLLELFKIGGPCPDTNYLFMGDYVDRGYYSVETVSYLVAMKVRYPHRITILRGNHESRQITQVYGFYDECLRKYGSANVWKMFTDLFDYFPITALVDNKVFCLHGGLSPMIETIDQVRELNRIQEVPHEGPMCDLLWSDPDDRGGWGISPRGAGFTFGQDVSEQFNHTNDLSLIARAHQLVMEGYAWSHQQNVVTIFSAPNYCYRCGNQAAIMEVDENHNRQFLQYDPSVRPGEPSVSRKTPDYFL comes from the coding sequence atggataCAGATTTAGATGTACCCATGCAAGATGCTGTCACTGAACAGTTGACTCCCACAATATCTGAAGACATGGACCTCAACAACAATTCAataaatgataatgaagagGAGTTTTCAATTGAGGACTTAAAACCAGGCTCCTCGGGAATAGCAGACCACAAGTCATCAAAACCACTAGAACTAACCAACACAAACATAAACCAGCTCGACCAATGGATTGAGCACCTCAGCAAATGCGAGCCGTTGTCAGAAGACGACGTGGCCCGACTATGTAAGATGGCAGTGGATGTTTTGCAGTTCGAGGAAAACGTCAAGCCAATCAATGTGCCCGTGACAATTTGCGGTGACGTACACGGTCAATTCCATGATTTATTAGAACTATTCAAAATCGGTGGTCCTTGCCCCGACACTAATTACCTTTTCATGGGCGATTACGTGGATAGAGGATATTATTCCGTCGAGACTGTGTCCTACTTAGTCGCCATGAAAGTCAGATATCCGCATAGAATCACTATACTGAGGGGGAACCACGAATCGAGGCAAATCACCCAGGTATACGGGTTTTATGACGAATGTTTGAGGAAATACGGCAGTGCGAATGTGTGGAAAATGTTCACCGATTTATTCGACTACTTCCCCATTACAGCTTTAGTAGATAACAAAGTTTTCTGTTTGCATGGAGGTCTTTCGCCCATGATAGAGACCATAGATCAGGTTAGAGAATTGAACAGAATACAGGAAGTACCTCACGAAGGTCCGATGTGCGACCTCCTATGGTCCGATCCTGATGATAGAGGCGGATGGGGAATTAGTCCCAGAGGTGCAGGCTTCACCTTTGGACAAGATGTTAGCGAGCAATTCAATCATACCAACGATTTATCACTAATAGCAAGAGCTCACCAACTGGTCATGGAAGGCTACGCTTGGTCTCATCAGCAAAACGTGGTCACTATCTTCAGTGCTCCGAATTACTGTTATAGATGTGGTAATCAAGCGGCCATCATGGAAGTGGATGAAAATCATAATAGGCAGTTCTTGCAATACGACCCATCCGTGAGACCTGGTGAACCCTCCGTCAGTAGAAAGACTCCAGATTACTTTTTATGA